Proteins encoded within one genomic window of Crassostrea angulata isolate pt1a10 unplaced genomic scaffold, ASM2561291v2 HiC_scaffold_335, whole genome shotgun sequence:
- the LOC128170135 gene encoding uncharacterized protein LOC128170135 — protein MFGRKSQLVSMYTFIKFAISSVLLAWVAFLLHLFCQLCSETPAAMVPDDTENISNVRLYLEIKEILRQQLRDRVMFLGISFIVIILHVITIIIIIIALYSKDNWITSIFNWMQNLQKYVPAVTENASKNLKKTSHTRLENSLCVVGFEEGETQRHHVEMAKDLVGPDKRLQMKSVVVTSPDSLVNIPPSKILLMFVDYNERNLIIEEAEDGIRRRTLDVLIKSGAEVIVVYCWELSSKNLEEGYLYAPKLGSVSKVPRLIELSRKNSVYSIYKQFKQHQKSAYQRKLKELQEFIK, from the exons ATGTTTGGAAGAAAATCACAACTTGTATCCATGTACACGTTTATCAA ATTTGCAATTTCCAGTGTGTTACTTGCGTGGGTAGCATTTCTACTTCATCTGTTTTGTCAACTTTGTTCAGAAACACCTGCCGCCATGGTACCTGATGATAcggaaaatatatcaaatgtgAGGTTATATTTGGAGATTAAAG aaatactaAGACAGCAGCTGCGTGACAGAGTTATGTTTCTTGGAATCAGCTTCATTGTGATAATCCTCCACGtcatcaccatcatcatcatcattattgcTTTATATTCGAAAGATAATTGGATTACGAGCATTTTTAACTGGATgcaaaatttacagaaatatgTCCCTGCAGTTACTGAAAATGCATCTAAGAACTTGAAGAAGACTTCTCAT ACAAGGTTGGAGAATTCCCTCTGTGTGGTGGGGTTTGAGGAGGGTGAGACACAGAGACATCATGTTGAGATGGCGAAGGATCTGGTCGGCCCCGACAAGAGACTTCAGATGAAGTCCGTGGTTGTAACGTCTCCAGATTCCTTAGTCAACATACCGCCATCTAAA ATCCTCTTGATGTTTGTGGATTACAATGAAAGAAATTTGATAATAGAGGAGGCGGAAGACGGAATACGAAGACGAACATTGGATGTACTGATAAAAAGTGGAG CTGAAGTGATTGTGGTTTACTGCTGGGAGCTATCCTCGAAGAATTTAGAAGAGGGATACCTGTATGCCCCTAAATTAGGTTCCGTCAGCAAAGTTCCCAGACTGATTGAGCTCAGTAGGAAGAACTCTGTCTACAGCATTTACAAACAATTCAAACAGCATCAGAAGTCCGCCTATCAAAGGAAACTTAAAGAGCTTCAAGAAttcatcaaatga